The uncultured Bacteroides sp. DNA segment GTAAAAGAAAATAAATCCAGAATTTCTTTTAAGTGCTCAGGGTTACTACTACAGATATATTGATATGCTAGCACCAGCATAGCATCGCCAGACAATATTGCTGTATTATCATCCCAAACCCGATGAACAGTTTTCTTGCCACGCCTCATATCAGCCCGGTCCATCAAGTCATCATGCAAGAGCGTATAATTATGATACATTTCAATTGCTGTAGCGCAAGAAAGAACGTTTGAAACATCTTCTTTATATAGATTATAGGCCATCATCAAAAGAACCGGACGTATACGTTTTCCTCCTACAGCTAATACATAATTCACTGGTTCATATAAATTCCGTGGCGACCGATCATGCTTCAATTCTTCTGACAGATGGGTATTTATAAGATCAAGTAGTTGAGATACTGTAAACATTTATAATAGATAAAGTTAAAAACGGTATTTATAAAAAGAGGCTGCTTGTATTTATAGCAGCCTCTTCTATCAAGCTATAAAAGAGTTATTGTAATCTAAACATCACAGGTACCGTATACTTTACACGTACAGCCTTACCTCTTTGTTGGCCGGGTTTCCATTTAGGCATAGTACCAATCACACGAAGAGCTTCCTTATCCAAATAAGGATCGACACTGCGAACAACAACTGGATCAACGACAGAACCATCTCTGTTAACCACAAACTGAACAATAACACGTCCTTGTGTACCATTTTCCTGAGCAATAGTTGGATACTTAATGTTTTTTGCCAAAAATTGCATCAAAGCAGCCTGCCCACCAGGAAATTCAGGCATTACTTCTACAACCTGAAAAATAGTTTGTTCTTCCGGTTCTTCTTCGACCACTTTCACTGGTACATACTTCACTTCTACTTTAGCACCGGTTTCTTCTGTTGAAGCAATTGCCGTTTCCTCAATATTTGTTTTATCATCAACAATGTTTAGTACCTCAGCCACAGCGGGAGCATCAGGAGGAGGAGGAGGCAGCTTTTCTGGAGCCTGCGTGATAGGGATAATTTCCTCTTCAAAAACGACATCGTTGAGCGCTTGACTAGTATCAACTTTTATGTCGCGCCTCGTCCATTCGAACGCTACAAACATAAAAGCTAATACCACCACATATCCAACAAGTAGCCAAGTCGACTTCTTGTTTTCCAAATCAGCTTTAGGTGATTTTTTAATTTCCATAATTACAATATATATTTTTAACGTGTTCTGCTTTTGGCAAATATAGTACATTTTCTGATAAACAGATTCTTTACCCCTTTTTTTTTGCTAAATCGGCCATTCATTTTTGTTTTTTTAATTCTTCAAACGCTTCAAAAGAGATAAAGATTAGTGTAAACGCCACATAAGCTCCAGTTCCTTTCAGCATTAATAATGTAAATGTAATGCTGATATTTATGAAATGCTGTATATTTGGCAAGAAAATCAATTTCACCCACTATAATATTCCATTATTCATAAAGCATGATTATTAAAATAATAAAAGAATGAAAAAAATAACAATTGCAATTGACGGATTTTCTTCTTGTGGAAAAAGCACAATGGCTAAAGATTTAGCAAAAAAAATAGGATATATATATATAGATAGTGGTGCAATGTATCGTGCTATAACACTTTACAGCATAGAAAACAAGCTAATTAACAATGAACAAATCAAGATAACAGAACTCAAACAACACATCAAAGATATTCATATTTCTTTCCAGATTGATCCTAATACTCAGCAACCAAACACTTATTTAAACGGAACAAATGTCGAGAACAAAATCCGTTCAATGGATGTTTCTTCAAAAGTAAGTCCGATTAGCACACTCGATTTTGTACGCGAAGCAATGGTAAAACAACAGCAAACAATGGGAAAAGCGAAAGGAATTGTAATGGACGGACGCGACATTGGCACCACTGTTTTCCCTGATGCAGAACTAAAGATTTTCGTCACTGCTTCTGCTGAGATTCGTGCCCAACGCAGATATGACGAATTGAAAGCTAAAGGACAAGATGCTAGTTTTGAGGAAATTCTGAAAAATGTAAGAGAGAGAGATTTTATAGACCAAAACCGCGAAATAAGCCCTCTGCGCAAGGCAGACGATGCCATTTTACTAGACAACAGTAAAATGACTATTCAGCAACAGCAAGTATGGCTAATTGAGCAATTTAATAAAGCTGCAGAAAAATAAAAAAACTGCGAGCCATATAAAAAACAAGAATATGACGAAAGTAGAAATAGACGAAGGCTCCGGCTTTTGCTTTGGAGTCGTCAATGCCATAAAAAAAGCAGAAGAAGAACTTTCCGATGGGAAAACATTATATTGCTTGGGTGATATCGTACATAATGGACGAGAAGTGAAACGGCTAGAAACAATAGGTCTTATTACAATTGACCGCGAAGAGTTTAAAAAGCTCCATGACGTAAAGGTTCTTTTGCGTGCTCATGGGGAACCGCCTGAAACTTATGAAATAGCCCGAAAAAACAATATCGAAATCATAGATGCTACATGCCCCGTAGTACTGCGCCTACAAAAGCGAATTAAACAAGAACATGTTGAAACTGATGCTACAAAAAACGCTGACGACAAACAAATTGTTATCTACGGAAAAAATGGTCATGCGGAAGTCTTAGGGCTTGTTGGCCAAACGGCAGGTAAAGCCATTGTCATAGAGCATTTTGAAGAAGCAGAAAAGTTAGATTTTAGCAAAGACATCCGATTATATTCTCAAACGACTAAATCGCTCGATGGGTTCAAAAGAATCGTAGAATATATCGAGGAACATATATCGCCTAAAGCAACATTTGAATATTACGACACAATATGTCGGCAAGTAGCAAACAGGATGCCTAATATCCGCAATTTTTCAGCTTCTCACGACTTAATATTTCTCGTAAGTGGAGAGAAAAGTTCGAACGGAAAAGTACTGTTCAATGAGTGTAAAAAAGTAAA contains these protein-coding regions:
- the cmk gene encoding (d)CMP kinase; its protein translation is MKKITIAIDGFSSCGKSTMAKDLAKKIGYIYIDSGAMYRAITLYSIENKLINNEQIKITELKQHIKDIHISFQIDPNTQQPNTYLNGTNVENKIRSMDVSSKVSPISTLDFVREAMVKQQQTMGKAKGIVMDGRDIGTTVFPDAELKIFVTASAEIRAQRRYDELKAKGQDASFEEILKNVRERDFIDQNREISPLRKADDAILLDNSKMTIQQQQVWLIEQFNKAAEK
- a CDS encoding 4-hydroxy-3-methylbut-2-enyl diphosphate reductase, with the protein product MTKVEIDEGSGFCFGVVNAIKKAEEELSDGKTLYCLGDIVHNGREVKRLETIGLITIDREEFKKLHDVKVLLRAHGEPPETYEIARKNNIEIIDATCPVVLRLQKRIKQEHVETDATKNADDKQIVIYGKNGHAEVLGLVGQTAGKAIVIEHFEEAEKLDFSKDIRLYSQTTKSLDGFKRIVEYIEEHISPKATFEYYDTICRQVANRMPNIRNFSASHDLIFLVSGEKSSNGKVLFNECKKVNPNSYLIESIEGIDISLCKDAKSIGICGATSTPKWLMEEICIYIKSQIKAPEINVIY
- a CDS encoding energy transducer TonB: MEIKKSPKADLENKKSTWLLVGYVVVLAFMFVAFEWTRRDIKVDTSQALNDVVFEEEIIPITQAPEKLPPPPPDAPAVAEVLNIVDDKTNIEETAIASTEETGAKVEVKYVPVKVVEEEPEEQTIFQVVEVMPEFPGGQAALMQFLAKNIKYPTIAQENGTQGRVIVQFVVNRDGSVVDPVVVRSVDPYLDKEALRVIGTMPKWKPGQQRGKAVRVKYTVPVMFRLQ